In Entelurus aequoreus isolate RoL-2023_Sb linkage group LG13, RoL_Eaeq_v1.1, whole genome shotgun sequence, a genomic segment contains:
- the tex30 gene encoding testis-expressed protein 30 isoform X3, with amino-acid sequence MDKFCEDKVKVPFGSKFLDAALCVPASSPESHATTGVILTHGAGGDMNFKHLISLAHALASNGFLCLRFTCKGLNLAHRVKAYRAAWLYFKTLQSLKHIFFGGRSMGCRAAAALAKQLSEEQDGAVQGVICLSFPLHPPGHSPAHRQRSADLRGLPANTSVLFVSGTEDNMCDRVLFDGTVKAMKAQAEVFWLDGGSHGLKVPGRSEESVLQEVNSHVLTWLSKREV; translated from the exons ATGGACAAGTTTTGCGAG GACAAGGTGAAAGTGCCGTTTGGGAGCAAGTTTCTGGACGCGGCCTTGTGCGTCCCAGCCTCCTCACCTGAGAGTCACGCGACCACAGGAGTCATCCTCACACATGGAGCTGGAGGAGACATGAACTTTAAACATCTCATTTCCCTGGCACATGCTTTGGCGTCAAATGGCTTCCTGTGCCTGCGTTTCACGTGCAAAGGTTTAAACCTTGCGCATCGAGTCAAGGCTTACCGTGCAGCGTGG CTCTACTTCAAAACATTGCAGAGTTTGAAGCACATATTCTTCGGAG GCCGGTCCATGGGCTGCCGTGCTGCCGCTGCCCTGGCCAAGCAACTCAGTGAGGAACAGGACGGTGCGGTTCAGGGAGTCATCTGTCTGTCCTTCCCTCTGCACCCCCCAGGACACTCTCCTGCCCATCGACAGCGGAGTGCAGATCTCAGGGGGCTTCCTGCAAACACATCTGTCCTCTTCGTGTCGGGCACGGAGGACAACATGTGCGACAGG GTTCTTTTTGACGGCACGGTGAAGGCCATGAAGGCTCAAGCGGAGGTTTTCTGGCTGGACGGAGGAAGCCACGGCCTGAAGGTGCCAGGGCGGTCGGAGGAGTCCGTCTTACAGGAGGTCAACTCTCACGTCCTCACCTGGCTGAGTAAAAGGGAAGTTTGA
- the tex30 gene encoding testis-expressed protein 30 isoform X1: METVSCTSVLATGSCLYWRKLEMDTFCEDKVKVPFGSKFLDAALCVPASSPESHATTGVILTHGAGGDMNFKHLISLAHALASNGFLCLRFTCKGLNLAHRVKAYRAAWLYFKTLQSLKHIFFGGRSMGCRAAAALAKQLSEEQDGAVQGVICLSFPLHPPGHSPAHRQRSADLRGLPANTSVLFVSGTEDNMCDRVLFDGTVKAMKAQAEVFWLDGGSHGLKVPGRSEESVLQEVNSHVLTWLSKREV; encoded by the exons ATGGAAACGGTTTCATGCACTTCCGTTTTGGCCACCGGAAGTTGCTTGTACTGGCGGAAGTTGGAGATGGACACGTTTTGCGAG GACAAGGTGAAAGTGCCGTTTGGGAGCAAGTTTCTGGACGCGGCCTTGTGCGTCCCAGCCTCCTCACCTGAGAGTCACGCGACCACAGGAGTCATCCTCACACATGGAGCTGGAGGAGACATGAACTTTAAACATCTCATTTCCCTGGCACATGCTTTGGCGTCAAATGGCTTCCTGTGCCTGCGTTTCACGTGCAAAGGTTTAAACCTTGCGCATCGAGTCAAGGCTTACCGTGCAGCGTGG CTCTACTTCAAAACATTGCAGAGTTTGAAGCACATATTCTTCGGAG GCCGGTCCATGGGCTGCCGTGCTGCCGCTGCCCTGGCCAAGCAACTCAGTGAGGAACAGGACGGTGCGGTTCAGGGAGTCATCTGTCTGTCCTTCCCTCTGCACCCCCCAGGACACTCTCCTGCCCATCGACAGCGGAGTGCAGATCTCAGGGGGCTTCCTGCAAACACATCTGTCCTCTTCGTGTCGGGCACGGAGGACAACATGTGCGACAGG GTTCTTTTTGACGGCACGGTGAAGGCCATGAAGGCTCAAGCGGAGGTTTTCTGGCTGGACGGAGGAAGCCACGGCCTGAAGGTGCCAGGGCGGTCGGAGGAGTCCGTCTTACAGGAGGTCAACTCTCACGTCCTCACCTGGCTGAGTAAAAGGGAAGTTTGA
- the tex30 gene encoding testis-expressed protein 30 isoform X4: MGTFCEDKVKVPFGSKFLDAALCVPASSPESHATTGVILTHGAGGDMNFKHLISLAHALASNGFLCLRFTCKGLNLAHRVKAYRAAWLYFKTLQSLKHIFFGGRSMGCRAAAALAKQLSEEQDGAVQGVICLSFPLHPPGHSPAHRQRSADLRGLPANTSVLFVSGTEDNMCDRVLFDGTVKAMKAQAEVFWLDGGSHGLKVPGRSEESVLQEVNSHVLTWLSKREV, translated from the exons ATGGGCACGTTTTGCGAG GACAAGGTGAAAGTGCCGTTTGGGAGCAAGTTTCTGGACGCGGCCTTGTGCGTCCCAGCCTCCTCACCTGAGAGTCACGCGACCACAGGAGTCATCCTCACACATGGAGCTGGAGGAGACATGAACTTTAAACATCTCATTTCCCTGGCACATGCTTTGGCGTCAAATGGCTTCCTGTGCCTGCGTTTCACGTGCAAAGGTTTAAACCTTGCGCATCGAGTCAAGGCTTACCGTGCAGCGTGG CTCTACTTCAAAACATTGCAGAGTTTGAAGCACATATTCTTCGGAG GCCGGTCCATGGGCTGCCGTGCTGCCGCTGCCCTGGCCAAGCAACTCAGTGAGGAACAGGACGGTGCGGTTCAGGGAGTCATCTGTCTGTCCTTCCCTCTGCACCCCCCAGGACACTCTCCTGCCCATCGACAGCGGAGTGCAGATCTCAGGGGGCTTCCTGCAAACACATCTGTCCTCTTCGTGTCGGGCACGGAGGACAACATGTGCGACAGG GTTCTTTTTGACGGCACGGTGAAGGCCATGAAGGCTCAAGCGGAGGTTTTCTGGCTGGACGGAGGAAGCCACGGCCTGAAGGTGCCAGGGCGGTCGGAGGAGTCCGTCTTACAGGAGGTCAACTCTCACGTCCTCACCTGGCTGAGTAAAAGGGAAGTTTGA
- the tex30 gene encoding testis-expressed protein 30 isoform X2 produces the protein MALCTSVLVTGSCLYWRKLEMDKFCEDKVKVPFGSKFLDAALCVPASSPESHATTGVILTHGAGGDMNFKHLISLAHALASNGFLCLRFTCKGLNLAHRVKAYRAAWLYFKTLQSLKHIFFGGRSMGCRAAAALAKQLSEEQDGAVQGVICLSFPLHPPGHSPAHRQRSADLRGLPANTSVLFVSGTEDNMCDRVLFDGTVKAMKAQAEVFWLDGGSHGLKVPGRSEESVLQEVNSHVLTWLSKREV, from the exons ATGGCTTTATGCACTTCCGTTTTGGTCACCGGAAGTTGCTTGTACTGGCGGAAGTTGGAGATGGACAAGTTTTGCGAG GACAAGGTGAAAGTGCCGTTTGGGAGCAAGTTTCTGGACGCGGCCTTGTGCGTCCCAGCCTCCTCACCTGAGAGTCACGCGACCACAGGAGTCATCCTCACACATGGAGCTGGAGGAGACATGAACTTTAAACATCTCATTTCCCTGGCACATGCTTTGGCGTCAAATGGCTTCCTGTGCCTGCGTTTCACGTGCAAAGGTTTAAACCTTGCGCATCGAGTCAAGGCTTACCGTGCAGCGTGG CTCTACTTCAAAACATTGCAGAGTTTGAAGCACATATTCTTCGGAG GCCGGTCCATGGGCTGCCGTGCTGCCGCTGCCCTGGCCAAGCAACTCAGTGAGGAACAGGACGGTGCGGTTCAGGGAGTCATCTGTCTGTCCTTCCCTCTGCACCCCCCAGGACACTCTCCTGCCCATCGACAGCGGAGTGCAGATCTCAGGGGGCTTCCTGCAAACACATCTGTCCTCTTCGTGTCGGGCACGGAGGACAACATGTGCGACAGG GTTCTTTTTGACGGCACGGTGAAGGCCATGAAGGCTCAAGCGGAGGTTTTCTGGCTGGACGGAGGAAGCCACGGCCTGAAGGTGCCAGGGCGGTCGGAGGAGTCCGTCTTACAGGAGGTCAACTCTCACGTCCTCACCTGGCTGAGTAAAAGGGAAGTTTGA